The proteins below come from a single Malus sylvestris chromosome 3, drMalSylv7.2, whole genome shotgun sequence genomic window:
- the LOC126614284 gene encoding classical arabinogalactan protein 1-like isoform X2 has product MARFSGVVLVLTASLLLASTGAQSPASSPAKSPALSPKQAPAAPSPSSTPPTAAAPSPSSIAPSASPSSSPVADSPPSLPSSSPATVPSSVSGSPSEAPVPANGAVLNQFSAAGALAVGVFAAVIVM; this is encoded by the exons atgGCCCGATTCAGCGGCGTCGTTTTGGTCCTAACGGCTTCCCTCTTGCTGGCCTCGACGGGGGCGCAATCCCCTGCATCGTCTCCGGCCAAGTCTCCTGCGCTTTCTCCCAAACAAGCTCCCGCCGCTCCTTCTCCGTCGAGCACTCCAC CTACGGCCGCCGCTCCTTCTCCATCGAGCATTGCACCATCGGCTTCGCCTTCCTCATCTCCCGTCGCCGACTCCCCACCTTCTCTCCCATCGTCGTCCCCGGCGACTGTTCCCTCTTCAGTTTCTGGATCTCCCTCCGAGGCTCCAGTTCCTGCCAATGGTGCCGTTTTGAATCAGTTCTCCGCCGCCGGAGCTCTAGCCGTTGGGGTTTTCGCTGCAGTCATTGTTATGTAG
- the LOC126615642 gene encoding uncharacterized protein LOC126615642: MEAQTMKKELAVAVALVLFTVLISGVGAWTGEIHGRVVCDVCGDSAIGPEDHVLEGAEVAVLCITKSGEVLNYQAFTNDKGVYTVAETMPESDRWDACLARPISSFHEHCTHLGGGSSGVKFTYSHPSGYSHTVKTFVYRPAIVPAYCI; this comes from the exons ATGGAAGCGCAGACGATGAAGAAGGAGCTGGCGGTGGCCGTGGCACTTGTTCTCTTCACAGTCTTGATCTCCGGCGTCGGAGCCTGGACTGGTGAAATCCACGGCAGAGTTGTTTGCGATGTCTGTGGCGACTCCGCCATCGGACCCGAAGATCATGTTCTAGAAG GTGCTGAGGTAGCTGTACTGTGCATTACAAAATCAGGGGAAGTTCTAAATTACCAGGCATTCACGAATGATAAGGGGGTATATACGGTGGCGGAGACAATGCCCGAGAGTGACAGGTGGGATGCATGCCTGGCACGACCTATCAGCAGCTTCCATGAGCACTGCACTCATCTCGGGGGTGGTAGCTCAGGCGTAAAGTTCACTTACAGTCACCCATCCGGCTATTCTCACACCGTTAAAACTTTCGTCTATCGACCAGCAATTGTACCGGCATACTGCATTTGA
- the LOC126615641 gene encoding classical arabinogalactan protein 1-like, giving the protein MARFSGVVMVLMASLLLASTGAQSPASSPAKSPALSPKKSPAAPSPSSTPPTAAPSPSTTSPSASPSTSPVADSPPSPPPSSPAAATVPSSGSGSPSEAPAPANGAVLNRFSAAGALAVGVFAALIVM; this is encoded by the coding sequence atggCTCGATTCAGCGGCGTCGTTATGGTGCTAATGGCTTCTCTCCTGCTGGCCTCGACCGGGGCGCAATCCCCTGCATCGTCACCAGCCAAGTCTCCCGCACTTTCTCCCAAAAAATCTCCCGCCGCCCCTTCTCCGTCGAGCACTCCACCTACGGCCGCTCCTTCTCCATCGACCACTTCACCATCGGCTTCTCCTTCCACATCTCCCGTCGCCGACTCTCCACCTTCTCCCCCACCGTCGTCTCCCGCGGCGGCGACTGTTCCCTCTTCAGGTTCTGGATCTCCCTCCGAGGCTCCCGCTCCTGCTAACGGTGCCGTTTTGAATCGGTTCTCCGCCGCCGGAGCTCTAGCTGTTGGAGTTTTCGCTGCACTCATTGTTATGTAG
- the LOC126614284 gene encoding classical arabinogalactan protein 1-like isoform X1: MARFSGVVLVLTASLLLASTGAQSPASSPAKSPALSPKQAPAAPSPSSTPPMAAAPSPSSTPPTAAAPSPSSIAPSASPSSSPVADSPPSLPSSSPATVPSSVSGSPSEAPVPANGAVLNQFSAAGALAVGVFAAVIVM, translated from the coding sequence atgGCCCGATTCAGCGGCGTCGTTTTGGTCCTAACGGCTTCCCTCTTGCTGGCCTCGACGGGGGCGCAATCCCCTGCATCGTCTCCGGCCAAGTCTCCTGCGCTTTCTCCCAAACAAGCTCCCGCCGCTCCTTCTCCGTCGAGCACTCCACCTATGGCCGCCGCTCCTTCTCCTTCGAGCACTCCACCTACGGCCGCCGCTCCTTCTCCATCGAGCATTGCACCATCGGCTTCGCCTTCCTCATCTCCCGTCGCCGACTCCCCACCTTCTCTCCCATCGTCGTCCCCGGCGACTGTTCCCTCTTCAGTTTCTGGATCTCCCTCCGAGGCTCCAGTTCCTGCCAATGGTGCCGTTTTGAATCAGTTCTCCGCCGCCGGAGCTCTAGCCGTTGGGGTTTTCGCTGCAGTCATTGTTATGTAG
- the LOC126617115 gene encoding uncharacterized protein LOC126617115 encodes MYEEEMEREEVDEEMDEEREEEEEYHEAIKLLLMALQAIVQVLNALMVIIHDDHIERPLARRPISRIGYNYIHKDSIGAIDGTHIPAMVSGPEVASYRDRHGKITQNVLAACNFDLEFLYVLSGWEGSAHDSKVLDDAVSRTNGLKVPEVDCGFANRRQFLAPFRGVRYHLQDFAGNNRDPVNANELFNLRHASLRNVVERIFGVFKSRFTIFKSAPPFPIKTQAELVLACAGLHNFLRKECRSDEFPIESEDDESDDEENDDEPGNQTQEQQRQIANAWRAGIATNMWTDAVNDRIQR; translated from the exons ATGTATGAAGAGGAAATGGAAAGAGAAGAAGTAGATGAAGAAATGGacgaagaaagagaagaagaagaagaatatcacgAAGCCATTAAGTTACTATTGATGGCATTACAAGCAATAGTTCAAGTTCTAAATGCGTTAATGGTTATCATACATGATGATCATATTGAACGTCCATTGGCTCGACGACCAATTAGTAGAATTGGTTataattatattcacaag GATTCCATTGGAGCTATTGACGGAACACATATACCAGCCATGGTATCAGGACCCGAAGTAGCTAGCTATCGTGATCGTCATggaaaaataacacaaaatgtaTTAGCTGCTTGTAACTTTGATTTGGAATTCCTATATGTTCTTAGCGGATGGGAGGGTTCAGCTCATGACTCCAAAGTGTTAGATGATGCTGTATCAAGGACGAACGGACTTAAAGTGCCAGAAG TGGATTGTGGATTTGCCAATCGTCGTCAATTTTTAGCTCCGTTTCGAGGTGTTCGGTATCATCTCCAAGATTTTGCTGGTAACAATCGTGACCCTGTAAATGCAAATGAGTTGTTCAATCTTCGACATGCTTCCTTGAGAAATGTAGTGGAGAGGATATTTGGTGTATTTAAATCTCGATTCACAATTTTTAAGTCAGCACCTCCATTTCCAATTAAAACACAAGCAGAGTTAGTGTTAGCTTGTGCAGGATTGCACAACTTTCTTCGCAAGGAGTGTCGTTCTGATGAATTTCCAATTGAATCTGAAGACGATGAATCTGATgatgaagaaaatgatgatGAACCAGGTAATCAAACCCAAGAGCAACAACGACAGATTGCTAATGCATGGAGAGCTGGCATAGCTACAAATATGTGGACAGATGCTGTGAATGATAGGATTCAAAGATGA